The proteins below are encoded in one region of Deinococcus seoulensis:
- a CDS encoding NAD(P)/FAD-dependent oxidoreductase, which yields MHVIVIGAGITGASVAYFLARAGAGVTVVDAAQHAASRVPSALVNPVRGQSGGVDARALEGMAFTWALLRDLGAAGWAVPHGQTGVLRPIPDDRTRGRFERNLPAALRHEWLAPADAPEALAPSWAHALHLPEGGWLDGGALADALLGASGARVVRGRAQEWTARTVTLAGGDTLPAETLHADAVVFCGGSVGSAWRGEAGTHRMGTLLTLDRAVTGVPVSFGSYLAPAAVGGVLGATFETPAPTWAPEALPLGSLGWLLGKGEALTGLRGARVTGRWTGSRLSGLRAGPQPDGSWRLTGLSSKGFLLGPLLGRELAAQLMTSPESPRPAG from the coding sequence ATGCACGTCATCGTGATCGGGGCGGGGATCACGGGGGCGTCGGTGGCGTACTTCCTGGCCCGCGCGGGCGCAGGGGTGACGGTCGTGGACGCCGCGCAGCACGCGGCCAGCCGGGTACCGAGCGCGCTGGTGAACCCGGTGCGCGGGCAGTCGGGCGGCGTGGACGCGCGGGCGCTGGAGGGCATGGCATTCACCTGGGCGCTGCTGCGCGACCTGGGCGCGGCGGGCTGGGCCGTGCCGCACGGGCAGACGGGCGTGCTGCGCCCCATCCCGGACGACCGGACGCGGGGGCGTTTCGAGCGGAACCTGCCGGCCGCGCTGCGCCACGAGTGGCTGGCCCCGGCCGACGCGCCGGAAGCCCTGGCCCCCAGCTGGGCGCACGCGCTGCACCTGCCGGAAGGTGGCTGGCTGGACGGCGGGGCGCTGGCGGACGCGCTGCTGGGCGCGTCGGGTGCGCGGGTCGTGCGGGGGCGGGCGCAGGAGTGGACGGCGCGCACCGTCACGCTGGCGGGCGGCGACACCCTGCCCGCCGAAACCCTGCACGCCGACGCCGTGGTCTTCTGCGGCGGGTCGGTGGGCAGCGCGTGGCGGGGCGAGGCGGGCACGCACCGCATGGGCACCCTGCTGACCCTGGACCGCGCCGTGACCGGCGTGCCCGTCAGTTTCGGCTCGTACCTCGCCCCGGCAGCGGTGGGCGGGGTGCTGGGCGCGACCTTCGAGACGCCCGCCCCCACCTGGGCGCCGGAGGCGTTGCCGCTGGGGTCGCTGGGCTGGCTGCTCGGCAAGGGTGAGGCGCTGACCGGGCTGCGGGGCGCGCGGGTCACGGGCCGCTGGACCGGGTCGCGTCTGTCCGGGCTGCGCGCCGGGCCGCAACCCGACGGTTCGTGGCGACTGACCGGCCTGAGCAGCAAGGGCTTCCTGCTGGGGCCACTGCTGGGCCGCGAACTGGCCGCTCAGCTCATGACCTCCCCGGAATCCCCGCGCCCAGCCGGTTGA